In Nicotiana tabacum cultivar K326 chromosome 10, ASM71507v2, whole genome shotgun sequence, the DNA window TTATAGTCACTGAACCTTTTCATGGGAATTGGACTATAGTACCAAGAATGCAAAAACATCAACTCACATAATGATGCCATAGGGAAAACGAGGAATGTTTGATATAACagtgatttggtattttgatttattttccaTAGTTCCATACATAATAAAAATTGAATTGTCGCCATCGATTATACCTCTGAGCAGAGAGTCTATACCATAGCATTGTAGTAAGTGCCACCTGGTTTCTATTAGCACGAAGGAAAAATGGTCAGAAATTAGTTTCAGGTCATTTTCAGGACAACTAGTTACATAAGAAAGCATAACTAGGGTAGTTGACTAACTTGTCAACAGTTTCTATTTCACCAGCTTCACAAATTACAGTTAGATTTTAAGTAACTTCACAATTTATCACCTTGAACAAACTTCAATTTACCTGCAAACCACTCGTTTATTTTTCCATTATTATTTAATTACTactcctcgtacaagaaaatcaatcaaaatggAAACCAGCTCAAAAATTAGTCAGATATGGATGCTATGTGCATGTGGTAGTTTCATTAGCTGCTTCATTTTCTTGATATGCCTTAAGCACAATGAGGCAGGTTATTTCAAGGCAAgaagtggagaagatgaaggGAATATAATCCAGAAAAACAGCAAGAATAAGTGCAATATATTTGAGGGAAGATGGGTTTATAAACCAAAGGAGAGCCCATATTATGAAGCACAACAATGTCCATTCCTTAGCGAACAAGTGAGCTGCCAAAAGAATGGAAGGCCTGATTTTGACTATCAAAATTGGTCTTGGGAAGCTCATCACTGTGTCATCCCAAGGTAGAAAATTCGTTCGttcattttcttgtttgttgtttctttaacttatatacactgaCAATGTGGCCTGAGCCGAGAGATCtcttggaaacagcctctttaccTGCATAACGTAGAGTAAGGtatgcatacacactaccctccccagaccccacatgtTTGactatactgggtatgttattgttttgttacctatattgctcggactctccaaaaCAGGTGCCGCACCTGTGTCGGAAcctccaaaaatgcactacttttggaggattgGCACGCACCCACCGACATTTTCAAAGAGTCCAAGCAACATAGGTTGTTGTTACACTGACAATGTGAAGAATTTTTGCACTATCACTACGTAGAAGttaaactctttttttcttttgcaaaatttggtgGTTCTTTTGCAGTTTGAATGGCATATATATGTTGGAGAGGCTTAGAGGAAAGAGGGTAATAATAGTTGGAGATTCACTAAACAGAAACCAGTGGGAATCTCTCGCTTGTCTTCTTTATTCTACAATTCCTCCTTCAAGGGCTCATGTTGATGTTAGGAGTGGCTCCTACAAAGTCTTTAAAGCTAAGGTAAATCAACTTAGAGACTTCTTTCCTTCACTACAAGTGCCTTCTTAGTGTAATTTTGGACATGTCTAATGGTATAATACCTGTGAATTTAGGTCATGCTTTCTTATGTTCATACCAGAAAACAATAATTTTCTGCTTTTCTAGGACTACAATGTTACTGTAGAGTTCTACTGGAGCCCATTTTTGGTCCAGTTCAAATCAAACAAACCTGGTGCCCCTAAGGTTTTGAGGCTGGAGAAACTCGATCCATCGTCTAGGCTTTGGCAAGGAGCTGATATTATGGTATTCAACACAGGTCACTGGTGGGTGCATATTGGAAAGTTGAAGGCGTAAGTCACTAAAGACCTCTCTTTTAAAAGTTTATGAGTTTTAACTTCCAGTGACACAATAAGTCACTTAAAAGATAATTATAGATACCATTACCTGAAAATAAAGACAAGCCATGTTAAAACACTCTTAACAGTATCAGTGTATATGACTTGAATCcaaagtctatatatacagttAAACCGCAAGTCCATGATGCAATTGGATGCTTATTGCATGCAGGTGGGACTTTTTCGAGTACGAGGGAAGATTAGTTAATGAGCTGAAGTTAGAATCAGCATTTGAGGTAGCAATGAGGACCTGGGCAGACTGGATAGATCAGAATGTTAACTTGAACAAAACAACAGTTTTCTTCAGAAGCATTTCTCCAGAACACAAAGCTCAAAATGGATGTTACAATAAAACACAACTCATCACTGACAAGTCCCATGCAACACATTTTTCTGAGTCACTGACGGAGATTGTTGAAAGAACATTGTCACAAATGAGAATCCCTGTAAGATACTTAAACATTACCGAGCTCTCAGAGCACCGCGTAGATGCACATCCATCAGTCTACgccaaaaagaaaggaaaagaattggtGAAGAGGAAATTAAAGCCACCGGAGAGTTTTGCTGATTGCAGCCATTGGTGCCTACCTGGACTGCCTGATACATGGAACAGGCTACTATATGCATCTCTGGTTTTGGATCACCCCACTGATTCCCATAGTTTATCGCATTTGGTTTCTTGAAAATCAGATATTGACTACCAGTAAGCTACATATTAGTTGCTATATCAGTACTGTAGGGAGCATATATAGCAGTAATTGTAACGTTTATGTTGAACTGTGCTGCAGAGAAAACATTTTATTATTGTGCACATTTACCTAGTTCTAAAATGTACAGGAAAACCTTGACTAACAATTTAGTTGGCCAAGTCCACATGAATCCAGAAGAGAAACTACATACTTCCAGAAATGaccaacaacccaatataatcccacaagCGGGGTCTAGGGAGGGTGGTGTGTATGcaggccttacccctaccctaaggttgttttcgatagaccctcggcaacTCTTTGGCAATGTGATATTTGGAATGATCGAGCAAGTCCACATGACTACTGCTCGGTTGGGTTGAGACCTTAAGAAATAGGACTACATAATAGAAAATCTACTACATAGGCATACAAATCACCAACATACCCTTCCAACTCTGTGCGTTATGGCAAAGAACAAGAAGTTATCAAAAGGAGAAATTAGTCCATTTACTACAAAGAGTGCCTCCATTTGTTGACATCCAATCCAATCTAGTAGTAAGCAATCCAACAAAAGCAACCAAAATATTCCTTGGTGAATCGGCTAAAGACTTGAAGTACGTACATATTTTTAAGAAAGGGTAAAGCCAACAGACATGGAAATTCAAGGACAGATTCAGCACTTAAAAAGTATTCATATATCTTAGTAATTTATAAGAATGCCAAGATTGGATACAAGATGGCCATACCTCAGATATAGGTTGGTTTCTCCAAGGCTATGTATTATTTACTGGTTACACTACTAGAGGAACGGATTATAGATACCGTATGCAATTTTATAAAGCAATTAATGGGATTATAACATAAACAGTTGGTGCATCATCTCTCAATGTTTGTTTCTCAAGCACGCCATGCAGTAATTGGAAAAGCAACAATACTATTTACAGCATCATCATAACTACAGAATCTCCCACTCAGATTCAGGATGATCATTAGCAGATAACTTCTTAGTGTTTGAATTCATGGCAAGAACAGGCATCACCTTGTCTTCAGCTTCTTGGTTAAACAGTTGATCTCCATATAGTGCTCCAAGTTGTTCATACTCTTTCCTTGTCAAGCTCTTTCTTGTGGAGAATGCCTCCCGAAGCTTCTTCTGAGAAATTATGATAAAAACAGTCAACAAAGATCTAAAAGACACATTCAAACAATATTGACACCCCCCGGCCCCTCCTAAAACAAAAAATGAATTAAAGGAGTAAATACAAGAAAGAATATACTCCCTCTGTCCCAATTTGtcatactttcctttttagtttatCCCAAAAATAGTGTCATACTTCCTTAATTTACAAATAATTCAACTTGAAACTTTCCATTTTACCCCTAATAAGATGATTTAAAGCCACACAAATGTTTACAGCttgttttagaccacaagttccaaaagtctttctttcttaaactccatgcctAGTGAAACACCACCCCATAAATTGGGATGGCGGGAGTAGTGTGCGTGTATATataaagagggggggggggggaggacgGGGATGAGGAAGAGCATGACTTCTGTTTGACTGGGCCCAGTGGAACATGAATCCTGTCCCCTTCGACCATGACACATGTTTCCTCCAACTGGGATtcgtcaaatttctcaacaaattcCACTTCCGACTCATTAATGTCATACTTGGACAAATCAGAAGGCAAATTATCTGACCTTCCTGTAAAAGAGTAAAATGTTGTTATAGAAATAGGTTTGAGAAAATGATAATCCTAGATACAATGAAGTAATCTGAAAGGCAGACACATGCTGGTTAGTCTCACAAACATCCCTTTGGTGCATTTGATCTTAAAGTGGATAGAATAGGAAAATGAAGACGACCTAAGGACCTTCTAAATTTTCTTTGACAGAGTGAGACATGCGGATGGGGAGTACATTTGTTTGCTGGGATGAAGGAAGAGTGATGCAAACACTGTAGTTTTCTCCAAATTCCCAAGAAAGAAGGTGAAGTGCAACTATATAATCTTATAATGGCTGACAAACCATAAATGGTCAATAGCACATACTGACTCCTCATTTTCAGGAGCACGACTGCGCATCTAACCTCCAGCAGTCCCAAGAGGTCTCAGTGTGTGGCCTTACTGAGATGAACCAACTTTTGTTAGCTGATTTAACTCCTACAGGTGTGCCGACTTAGTTCAATCTAATCTCTGTGTGACTCATTCCCGCAATCCAATGTATATTTATGCTATAATAACATGATTTTGGGTAATTAATTATAACATCTGATGAGGTACCACTTGGTATACAGTTTTCCTAGAAGTAGTACACGGCAGTCTCTCTTGATTCAGTGTTACACCGCAAAATGGGAAGGTACACACACACAATATTTCTTCAGTTTTAATTGATAACTAGAATCTGTCAATACCTTCATGGGACTCATTGATATCCTCAGTAGCAAAATCATTGTTCCGAGTATTTGTGCTAATTTCCAATCTTGTATTACAAGCCAGCTCCTTTGTACATGTATCTGTTGCCAATGTagaagtaaaagagagcaaataagaaGTGAAGAAAACTGCTAGACATTATACTACAAGAGTCTGGTGAAAAAGCCACCAACTGAGATAGAGCTGGAACCTGCTTGCTTCTTCCCAACGGATTCAACTGATGCCTTGACAGACGCCGCAGAATTAGTTGAAGCACCAGCTGCTGGCACATTAGTTTCTATAGTGTGGTCACAAACATTACTTGCCGTTTCTCCATAGTCAGATCCTTTAACTGAGGCCAGAGCTGAAGTCAGAGTTACATGGTCCGATGCCATTTCAAAACCGCCTCTAACCTCAGCACTTGAAGCTAATTTAATTGCATCGCCTGATGCAAGACAGATAGCATCAGATTTCTTAGTTGGGTGGCTGTCTCTAACAATTTCTTTGATTCCATCATTTTGACGTTTATAGACTCCTCCGCTTTTGTTTTTCCCTGAGATCTCAGGAAAAATAATATTAGCAGATCTGTCTGACCAAAGAGATTAAATAGTAAATGATGAATAATCAGCACTTGTATTTTGTACCCTTGATCACTTGAGTGTCATCATTTAATTTGTTACTGAATCCTCTGGTGCTTCCCTTAAGGTTTGCTTTCAGCTTCTTGTCAATTTCATAGTGAGCATAAGGGTTCAGAGACAAGTCAGCAGCTGCGACTTTCACAGGATCAATGTTATATTGAGGATGAACATCTTGCAGCACCTCTGAATAGAATCTCTTGACATTCGTACCAACAGTGTTCACCTGATTTTCGACATATTTAACAGTGTCCTGTAATTTATCACACTCTTAGTTATGCTGATTATAACCCATTTGGTCAAAACTTAGCAGGGTCAATAACAGATAGTACAATTTTTCAGACAACAGCCAAAATAGCAACATGCAGGATGCAGAATTTCAGCTATAAGCAAATTAACTCAAGGAAGTACAAGGAAACAAGTAATATCGaacatatttaataattaaatagggAATAGAAACTGAAAGAGTGCAGTTCACCTGGTACATAGCCTCTTCCATCTCCAAACACATAGTTTCGAACTTTTGGTATATGTTTCCAACCCATGATATAGCTTTCAAGTCCATCGTGGAATAGGTTGTCAACTTTACAGGGATTCTATCAAGTTagttccgcaaggttttatagcTTCCCAGCTGCAGAAATTTCAGACAAGTTGTTGCACTATTAGAATGGACTTTCTTATGAGTTGCACACAATTATAGAGTTCTCTTGAGCTAAGTCAGCCACCAATTTCAACCTGTTTCAAGAACAATGAATTTGTTAATCAATGATGACTAATTTAAGCCGACTCAACTGCCCTCTTTCTTAACGAGACACCAAACGTCATTAcccaaaaaaataaggaaatgtAGTACTCCTATTTAATATGTTAAGCCTCCTTGATATTAGGAGCATACAGGATTTAAGAGTTAAGACAAATAAAGAAACTTTTCAACagatatatttattttagtatCACCCTTACTTGCTAATGACTTCACATTAAAAGCATGACAAGCCCTCACAATTTT includes these proteins:
- the LOC107812512 gene encoding protein trichome birefringence-like 28 gives rise to the protein METSSKISQIWMLCACGSFISCFIFLICLKHNEAGYFKARSGEDEGNIIQKNSKNKCNIFEGRWVYKPKESPYYEAQQCPFLSEQVSCQKNGRPDFDYQNWSWEAHHCVIPSLNGIYMLERLRGKRVIIVGDSLNRNQWESLACLLYSTIPPSRAHVDVRSGSYKVFKAKDYNVTVEFYWSPFLVQFKSNKPGAPKVLRLEKLDPSSRLWQGADIMVFNTGHWWVHIGKLKAWDFFEYEGRLVNELKLESAFEVAMRTWADWIDQNVNLNKTTVFFRSISPEHKAQNGCYNKTQLITDKSHATHFSESLTEIVERTLSQMRIPVRYLNITELSEHRVDAHPSVYAKKKGKELVKRKLKPPESFADCSHWCLPGLPDTWNRLLYASLVLDHPTDSHSLSHLVS
- the LOC107812513 gene encoding uncharacterized protein LOC107812513 isoform X2; this translates as MDLKAISWVGNIYQKFETMCLEMEEAMYQDTVKYVENQVNTVGTNVKRFYSEVLQDVHPQYNIDPVKVAAADLSLNPYAHYEIDKKLKANLKGSTRGFSNKLNDDTQVIKGKNKSGGVYKRQNDGIKEIVRDSHPTKKSDAICLASGDAIKLASSAEVRGGFEMASDHVTLTSALASVKGSDYGETASNVCDHTIETNVPAAGASTNSAASVKASVESVGKKQADTCTKELACNTRLEISTNTRNNDFATEDINESHEEEASGGILHKKELDKERV
- the LOC107812513 gene encoding uncharacterized protein LOC107812513 isoform X1, with product MDLKAISWVGNIYQKFETMCLEMEEAMYQDTVKYVENQVNTVGTNVKRFYSEVLQDVHPQYNIDPVKVAAADLSLNPYAHYEIDKKLKANLKGSTRGFSNKLNDDTQVIKGKNKSGGVYKRQNDGIKEIVRDSHPTKKSDAICLASGDAIKLASSAEVRGGFEMASDHVTLTSALASVKGSDYGETASNVCDHTIETNVPAAGASTNSAASVKASVESVGKKQADTCTKELACNTRLEISTNTRNNDFATEDINESHEGRSDNLPSDLSKYDINESEVEFVEKFDESQLEETCVMVEGDRIHVPLGPVKQKS